The Besnoitia besnoiti strain Bb-Ger1 chromosome Unknown contig00018, whole genome shotgun sequence genome includes the window GCACGGGgtaggaggcggcgcgaaaCCAGTCGAAGGCGTCAAGCTTCAAGGCCGCTTCGCTTGGCTCCGTATCGCGGATCTCGCGCTCCCTtcccccgcctcgctgcgagtctctctccccgccgcgggctcgccgcttctcgcccttcgtctcgcctgcACCCGCAGCTCCCACGGCGAGCTCGCTGTCCTCTTTCTGATGCGCCTTTCGCACCCCCCCAGCctccccctcgcgccgctttgcgcgcttcttctcggcggCTCTCTCGACGCGAGCCGGGAACTCCGCCttcccgccgctgcgcgacgccgacaaGGCAGCTGGGAACGAcctgccctcgcctgcgtcgctgctttcttcttcttcctcaatCATGAACAGGTCGCCTCCCCACGCGTCGCACCCGCCGGCGAGCCCAGCCGGCGCGGGGTCGCGTGCCGGCTTGCCCTGCCACAGCaagttctcttcttcgtcgaaCACCTTGAAGCCGAAGCCTGAAAAAGACGCACACGACTCACACCAAAATGCGAAAATAAACCGTCCACGCCCTCGCCAAAAAACTCGCAGTCCAAAGGAAAAACGCGCGAaccgccttctctgcgacGTAGCATACGATATGGCgagtgcatgcagagagcCAACAGAGAGACCCCGGCGCCACAAAAAACCCTGCAGTCCACCCCACCCGAATGAACGATCGCCTGAAGCGCCAACTGGCGCCGCAGTCCACGGATAGGGAGCGGAGTCGGGAGGCAGACGAcaacagagagaggcgaccaGTAATcggagagaaggccgcagaagcgAACGTGTGAAGGGCGCGATGAGGCACACGTGGCAACTTAGCAGTGCAACGCCTTGGGCGTTCCCCTTACTTTCTGTAGGCCATCCAAATGGATCTGGAGAGCCTTGCGAATTTTCTTGCTTCGCTGattccttctgcttctcgtcCTTGGCTCTGACGGTTTCAGCGGGgaacgagagcgaggcaggtAGCTGTTCTGAGCTCTTCTTTGGGTTTTTCTCGAAcacgcttcgcgcgcgctcgaAAGGCGTGAGGACATCCGCTttctcggcgcctgccgtcTGGATCTGCTGAGAAAACTCGAGGCTTCCGCTCTCCTCACCCGCCTCGCTCGTGGTCTCAGGCCACCCCACAGACGGACACGAAGTGtgcggcgtggaggccgccggcttcgcggcccctgccggcgcgccgggctcgggggaggaggacgggAAGGGTTGGCTGCAgtcgcccctgcgcctctcgtctctcgtctctcgcccGTCTTTCTTACGGCTTCTGCGCGACGTGAGACCCGTAGACAGCGATCCAAACTCGTCCGCTCTCCGCTCGTGACGTTCGTCGCCcacgacgccgccggcgtctggcgGACTGCCGCTGGGTCGCTTCCTCCCGCTGccctcctgtctctctctctcgccgcgctgtctGTCCCGGCCTCGctcccgcgcgtcgtcctcggccgcgcccgccctgtctcctctgtcgcggctccgctccgcctcctcagaCCTCCCTCTCACGAGgcccgcagccccgcgcctccccgcAGCCCGCCTCAgggccgcgccttcgtcttctcgctcgccgcttcGACTCCCCGTTCGCCGCGACcccctgtcgccgcgcgtcttcgacTCGCCAGAcggcggggaggcgcgggtggcggctgcgctcgcgggcgcccgtTTTTTCGCAGAAAAGGGGTCGAAGAGAtcgtcctctgcctcgcccgtGTCCCCCTCTCTCCCGTAGGCTTCGTCCTCTTGGCCTGCCGACGAGGAAACAGGCCCGCCAGCCGCCCCCCCACACGACTCCGctcccgccggcgacgcgggcgaggagggctgCCAGGCGGCAGGCTGCGATGGCGGCTcggaaggcgccgagcccggacgcaggcccccgcggtcgcgctcgaCTCCGAGATCCGCTTCACGTTGGCGGAGCTCAAGAAGCTGCTTGCCGCCCTCGTATGCATCCAACGCAAAACTCAGCTGATCGAGCACCTGTAGACGCGCAACGCGAGACAGAAGGCGGCCCGCTACACATCGAAAGCGCGCCCATAAAGAGAGGACGCAATGCGCGTCTCGTGGCCTGCCAGGcaaagccgcgcagccgcacagTCCCGAGCGCGTCGAAGCCGACGCCCGTGCCCGCCAAAACACGAACGTAAAAGCAAGATGCAAGATGCACACGCGTGGAGTTCTCCTAACCTTGCTGATGGAGGCGAAGTCTTCCATCCTGCCTTGGTCGAccgccttcgcagcctcaTCGCGCAGTTTGGCTTGCTTCTTCGCGCAGACCGACGCACACCCTGCCAGCATCGTGGAACATTCCtcaagcgcaggcgcgctgaCCTCGAGTGGCGACTCCTGCTGACGCGAAATCTCTTGAAGGAACTCCGCCGACGACAAGGCAGCTGCAAAAAAACAGGACGCCAGACCGCGCCCGAAGGCAAAGTAAATATACACACGTATGTATACATTTGtatgtacatgtatgtatgtatgtatgtatgcacatgtatgcatgtacatgtatgtatgtaagTATGCGCGGCATGCACGCAGGGCCGACAGCTCGTGCGCGGCAGTCCCACGTACCCCCGAGTTTCTCTTCGAGGGTTTTAAGAGCGTCGCTGTCATCGCTCGCCGCGTAGCCTGAGAATTCGCGCAAGTCGTCCCCTGCGAAGGCGGGGaagtcgctctcgcctcttcgcggggCGCTGAAGTCTTCCAAGAGTCTTCTCTCCGGGCCAAGcaccttcgccttcgcgtcgtctcgctcgacgccgcccgccgcgctgctgagACGCGAGGTCTGCCTCCgcaccggcgcgccggcgtcggtcTTCTTCGAGGATTTTTTGAAGACGCCCATCGTCTTTTCGAAGCTGAaactgcgcgtgtgcgcagccTGTGAAGAGAGGAGCGGCCGTCCGGGCATCACCCCGCGTCCGCCGGCAGTCGGtgaagggagagaggacgcgagccGCCTGTAGGCCTCGAGACAGTCCTCCCCGTCGCGCTCCTCCACCTCAGTCCCAGCCGACAGcgtctccccctcctccggcgcTCTCTCATCTTCCAGCGACAGCACACTTGACGCTGGCGACGCTACAGATGAGGCAATCGAAGTCGAgctccgcgacgacgcggagcaGACAGACTcgtcgcacgcggcgcggcggtctTTCGTGCATTCCCTGTGGCGGGAGCCCTCGACGCTTGCGTGCGCCTCCTTcacgcgcgccgagagaggagacggaggcggagaggaggacgacaagGGGttggaagaaggcgaagaagcagccGAGGAGACTGTCACGGCGTCGATGTCGACTCCGGAGctcagcagccgcgctgagcgctgcgcggccgctgcccccccccctggcAGCTCTTGTTCCGCGCtgacgccgcgaggcgcgccaagcgacgccgagggacgCCTTCCTTCGCGAGacacccgcggcggctgcgccgctaCGCCCCAGGCcccagcgagcgcgccgccgccgacgcggctcAGCGATGTGCGATCTTCTccctcgagcgcctcgctccctccctcccctgcCCTGCAGACGGACCAGAAGGCGGCCTCTGGGTCACCAACGCTATCTGCCGCCTGAGACGTTTCACGAGCTTCGAGCTCTTCGGCTGGCCTCTCCACGCCGTAGGTCGtttctcgctcgcggagTTCGTTCGCGTCGCTGACGTCGCTGGCGCTTCTGTCTTCctgccgcttcttctgcgcggctcgctgcggacgcggaggcgtcgccgcagcgccctcgatctgctgcggcagcaaaACAGCGCGGAGCCGGGCCTCGCCGAGCGcagggagcgccgcgcgtaAGGCCTCAAACTGAAAAGAGACCGGCCCGAGCAGCGGCCTAGACGCGAGGGCGGatacagccgccgccgcggtcgaaGCCGGTGCACCGTGGGCGTGGGCGTGCCGAGTGCAGTCgagaccggcggcgcgcaacgcagagacgacgaccCGGAACTTCTTCGTCACGTGCGGACTCTCGCccgaggccgaagacgccgacagGCCGGCAAAGAGAcaccgcgccgcagcgcgcccgcagaggaggagatgcgatcgcggcgtcgccccaTCAAAGtacgcgaggccgcgctcgTGCTCAGCCGCAAGCTGAGACCAGAAGCgcacggccgccgcagctgcgctgtcgtcgcccctgcgcgtctgccttcccTTATCgacagacgcggagaagaacgagCAGCTGACGCCGTCGTCCccgccgtctcgcggcggcagaagtAAGAGGAGCGCGGTGCGATGAAGGAACGGCAGCAGTTTGGTCagcagagaggacgacggggaggggaaaagagaagaagacgtcgccgcggcgcgccacgacgcagacaggagaagaaaacgctcgaggagaagcagaaaaacgagTTTTGCGCTGGCcccagacgaaggcgacaacACACGCGGAAGCAGCccgcgcagaagcagcgccgGGTGCGAAGAAACCAGCGCGTCTGACACAGCGGTCGCAATGGCCTCGCGAGTCAGCGAAGCCgaaggcggagccgcggccgTAAGCGCCAccagctgcgcagaggagagaaaacaaacAAACCCGAAAAACTGAAGACACGACGTCGACACAAGCAGACACCACCATGTGGGGAtagcctcggcctccgcagacAGCTCCACAGAAAGGCGTATCGACAGCGGACAAAGGCGGCGACAGAGTGGTTTGTATGCGCATGGAAATACCTTGGAGTGCGTCCATCTGGCGTGGCGCTACAAAATGCTGAAACGCCCTTGACTGGCAACGCGCAATCACGCAACAAAACAGCGAAAACGCTCGGGGGCCCCGCCTTTCCGGTACTCCTAAAGATGCGCTTGCATGTATGCACAGATAGCTAGGCAACTCCAGGCACAAGAACAGCCCTCATGTGCATGCgggcgagagacgagactggcgtatatatatatatatatatatatatatatatatatatgtacagcAGAGACGTGGAATCCAAGTGCGCCTCGTAAACTATTGTGCGGCTGTCAGGGTATGATTCAGTCCCTCCAGAACCACGCAGAAGCTCCGATCGCGCTACAAGCCCCGGCTGCCTCGATACCCCGTCCTCCTGatgtgctgcagcgcgacagGATTAATCTGCTACATGCAGAGGCAGATACAAGAACGCGGCAaggcgccccccccccctcccccatATATGGCTCGCCTTTACTCTCAATATAGATGCAAACTGGCAGTTCAAGGTTCAGCGAAGTTCCGCAGAGATGGCGTGTTCGCCCTTTTCCCAGTCATACCGTGTCAAGTGTCGCCGAGGACCGCCGCCTGCCATCGCGATCTCGGCTCAATCCTAGTGAGGTTTTTTGGGCTTGCGGCGAAGGTCGCGAAGACGCTTGGAAGTCTTCAATTGCAGACGGCGCGTCGAAGCCGGCTTCGTCCTCTTGCGTTGTCTCTCTAGACTGGAtcgaggcggaggcaagagagactggcgacgcagaaCCCCGTCGCCGAG containing:
- a CDS encoding adaptin c-terminal domain-containing protein (encoded by transcript BESB_032640); the protein is MRFLKRRSNASSRRRGSASPVSLASASIQSRETTQEDEAGFDAPSAIEDFQASSRPSPQAQKTSLGLSRDRDGRRRSSATLDTLVALTAAAPPSASLTREAIATAVSDALVSSHPALLLRGLLPRVLSPSSGASAKLVFLLLLERFLLLSASWRAAATSSSLFPSPSSSLLTKLLPFLHRTALLLLLPPRDGGDDGVSCSFFSASVDKGRQTRRGDDSAAAAAVRFWSQLAAEHERGLAYFDGATPRSHLLLCGRAAARCLFAGLSASSASGESPHVTKKFRVVVSALRAAGLDCTRHAHAHGAPASTAAAAVSALASRPLLGPVSFQFEALRAALPALGEARLRAVLLPQQIEGAAATPPRPQRAAQKKRQEDRSASDVSDANELRERETTYGVERPAEELEARETSQAADSVGDPEAAFWSVCRAGEGGSEALEGEDRTSLSRVGGGALAGAWGVAAQPPRVSREGRRPSASLGAPRGVSAEQELPGGGAAAAQRSARLLSSGVDIDAVTVSSAASSPSSNPLSSSSPPPSPLSARVKEAHASVEGSRHRECTKDRRAACDESVCSASSRSSTSIASSVASPASSVLSLEDERAPEEGETLSAGTEVEERDGEDCLEAYRRLASSLPSPTAGGRGVMPGRPLLSSQAAHTRSFSFEKTMGVFKKSSKKTDAGAPVRRQTSRLSSAAGGVERDDAKAKVLGPERRLLEDFSAPRRGESDFPAFAGDDLREFSGYAASDDSDALKTLEEKLGAALSSAEFLQEISRQQESPLEVSAPALEECSTMLAGCASVCAKKQAKLRDEAAKAVDQGRMEDFASISKVLDQLSFALDAYEGGKQLLELRQREADLGVERDRGGLRPGSAPSEPPSQPAAWQPSSPASPAGAESCGGAAGGPVSSSAGQEDEAYGREGDTGEAEDDLFDPFSAKKRAPASAAATRASPPSGESKTRGDRGSRRTGSRSGEREDEGAALRRAAGRRGAAGLVRGRSEEAERSRDRGDRAGAAEDDARERGRDRQRGERERQEGSGRKRPSGSPPDAGGVVGDERHERRADEFGSLSTGLTSRRSRKKDGRETRDERRRGDCSQPFPSSSPEPGAPAGAAKPAASTPHTSCPSVGWPETTSEAGEESGSLEFSQQIQTAGAEKADVLTPFERARSVFEKNPKKSSEQLPASLSFPAETVRAKDEKQKESAKQENSQGSPDPFGWPTESFGFKVFDEEENLLWQGKPARDPAPAGLAGGCDAWGGDLFMIEEEEESSDAGEGRSFPAALSASRSGGKAEFPARVERAAEKKRAKRREGEAGGVRKAHQKEDSELAVGAAGAGETKGEKRRARGGERDSQRGGGREREIRDTEPSEAALKLDAFDWFRAASYPVLPSQPSSPCQLEDTTAAAKRGGSRDSQRDRMLLPAARTGSHETEREAPPAAGAPPTAGLASAPRSAKTGKAPVMRASASASRSRREGRDEGDVSALAPARSARQREETAVKRALAGSRDHESKRHSLSVSASRHPARSFEEDIRPTHADASLPQAPSAVFPAQAAGGGEPLRASREEPVKGVRSEFFEPNSAPRMNAQRSSSVLSPRSGASRLPLTGLASELPRSQSEARRSPQVCKADLASTFEDFEFFTTACSDQTDSPSFPSPLGSAQVPASEAAGEETSAPPGGSSRRRRDKQPEPVRRPGGAEGRGEKKATYADARTAGGEGDGGRRGAALDSGDSGLLGREGTLGGAAPAARRLSDGEETGRREFPPTQRSASSQWPESRRGEEAKRARGASREDDEKASAASLEGERLQAFEEKIARLEEREAELRALHDRESREAEASQRLLRDRLDNAMQAWEGERRAFRKREDEHVAKVQALSGRLVEADEEAKKKKEENERLKSNLQEKCRALENAKDMWLRESARASALNDRLDEAEEKIADLQTQLATLSAKYSEALREVEAFKVLVNHPQPPSLPSLATSAQPPSALPSASSSTSFASSRRFNGASARDEPSKAGERSDEAWSLQGRSETKRNSSFFAADEFWGRERVLPADDRARRGTRQEFAEVTEVTNGFGEDNMLGEGVALPPLSLYADLAEEAPIGLSQFPVHVAKPGASHASLAGSRDSSRKSRGVERADATLPGVVLVSDNLRRLLLVDDALLFEDETIQIGIKSTYQGLAGQVSIYYGNKMSGLLQNVTISFLNPQSESLVLHASPLPAFFAPKQQVCQDIALECIAPFDAWPSLRLQFLLADNTPRQVDVTLPLAVNKFMEARDMGAEEFFLFWKNERFVLKETSCVLNLHPRFRGSLLAVARASQLGRALALCRRVDPNPENLVLAGAFPPSVCDKSIPLSIVLVRLEIGRGRHHGKCRLVVRSDCHVLSRGIRDLISLQIAAPQPAALSLA